A single Gemmatimonadota bacterium DNA region contains:
- a CDS encoding thiamine pyrophosphate-dependent enzyme, giving the protein MSNMKALAERQEERNDALLKDTQFLGDEIASDVLGLHIDIATIESLGEAEDRALTALQIEGARTAIRALSSLAEIGELDHLGGGLELIPGLLMTLSVADYDTRTYTIEHAHTSVGYYSALAAFGFVESECVVERFRRGLDFPGHVAWLPGGTQLNGGRLGVMIPVAVGLALGKKALCDDAWVIAHCGDAGWISGQGLNGFNGASVHGAPITYVMHRNGIQLSGSTASIMDVDPRSAISAMGVEVLDVASLHDNVALYKAYREGYGLAQAGKPSLIYPTGFSGEDVTLKTFGERYGVTGAVEAFAAQHDVPMDKQVWVPGSLMSFRDTVPMLECLFLVNDLPGGENHHDGSMQGRVEAEVLDGAMFEATAEQAGALETLRQNGSRTVITRARPAPGSANLEISAGKAAAADLPTEKASPRDGAAAAYALVAEAHPDRVFVVSCDLDPSTKLAAARAHLSDDHQFEMSIEEQAATLIANGLAMSSHEPQLNVVSTFAAFFEGIAREGFDMWQYQRNLNGVNEGINVVFHLSHVGACTGRDHFSGWGLDWINVGLTYLPYLHRFYAPADARVAFLAVKDMAAHYGGHIIGVPRDSGLPVLQKQDGSGHLWNPGEAWEPITTFRKYDGARHAILAFGAPAFLSAEAAEVLLAQGKPTDVYVVNGLPLPDGALNDVLRNYEGVVTIEDGKIGTPETGLRGFAGLVGSSCSIAHAHVGITDPRIAPSEGLEATWAHFGITAEALVEAVEMLS; this is encoded by the coding sequence ATGTCGAATATGAAGGCGTTGGCAGAAAGGCAAGAGGAGCGCAATGATGCGCTGCTGAAGGATACGCAATTTCTCGGAGATGAGATCGCGTCCGATGTTCTGGGGCTGCATATTGATATTGCGACGATCGAGTCGCTTGGGGAAGCGGAAGACCGGGCGTTGACGGCGTTGCAGATTGAGGGCGCGCGCACGGCGATTCGGGCGCTGTCGTCGTTGGCTGAGATTGGGGAATTGGATCATCTGGGCGGGGGATTGGAGTTGATCCCAGGGTTGTTGATGACGCTGTCTGTAGCGGATTACGATACGCGTACTTATACGATTGAGCACGCGCATACGAGTGTCGGGTATTATTCGGCGCTGGCGGCGTTTGGTTTTGTGGAGTCAGAGTGCGTTGTCGAGCGGTTTCGGCGCGGGCTGGATTTTCCCGGGCATGTGGCCTGGTTGCCGGGAGGGACACAGCTCAATGGCGGGCGTTTGGGGGTGATGATTCCCGTGGCTGTGGGGCTGGCTTTGGGCAAGAAGGCATTGTGTGATGATGCGTGGGTGATTGCCCATTGTGGAGATGCGGGGTGGATTTCGGGGCAGGGGCTGAATGGTTTTAATGGGGCGAGTGTACACGGTGCGCCGATTACTTATGTGATGCACCGCAATGGCATTCAGTTGTCGGGTAGTACGGCGAGTATTATGGATGTGGATCCGCGAAGTGCTATTTCTGCGATGGGCGTGGAGGTGCTGGATGTTGCGTCGCTTCACGATAATGTCGCGCTTTATAAGGCTTATAGGGAGGGATACGGTCTCGCGCAGGCGGGTAAGCCGAGTCTGATTTATCCCACGGGGTTTTCCGGGGAGGATGTGACGTTGAAGACTTTTGGCGAGCGCTATGGGGTGACCGGGGCTGTGGAGGCATTTGCCGCGCAACACGATGTGCCGATGGATAAGCAGGTGTGGGTGCCGGGGTCACTGATGAGTTTTCGGGATACAGTGCCGATGTTGGAGTGTTTGTTTTTGGTGAATGATTTGCCGGGTGGAGAGAATCATCACGATGGGAGTATGCAGGGGCGCGTTGAGGCAGAGGTGCTCGATGGGGCGATGTTTGAGGCGACGGCTGAACAAGCAGGGGCGCTGGAAACGCTCCGGCAGAATGGGTCGCGCACGGTTATTACGAGGGCGAGGCCAGCACCCGGTAGTGCGAATTTGGAGATTTCCGCGGGGAAGGCAGCGGCGGCTGATTTGCCGACTGAGAAGGCGAGTCCGCGCGATGGTGCAGCGGCGGCTTATGCTCTGGTGGCAGAGGCGCATCCGGATCGCGTGTTTGTGGTGAGTTGCGATTTGGATCCTTCGACAAAATTGGCGGCTGCTCGGGCGCATTTGTCAGACGATCACCAGTTTGAGATGAGTATTGAAGAGCAAGCCGCGACGCTTATTGCCAATGGTCTGGCGATGAGTTCGCACGAGCCGCAGCTCAATGTGGTATCGACTTTTGCCGCGTTTTTTGAGGGGATTGCGCGCGAGGGGTTTGATATGTGGCAGTATCAGCGCAATTTGAATGGGGTGAATGAGGGTATTAATGTGGTGTTCCATCTCTCTCATGTGGGTGCGTGTACGGGGCGCGATCACTTTTCGGGCTGGGGGCTTGATTGGATTAATGTGGGGTTGACGTATTTGCCCTATTTGCACCGGTTTTACGCACCGGCAGATGCGCGTGTGGCGTTTTTGGCGGTGAAGGATATGGCGGCGCATTACGGCGGGCATATTATTGGGGTGCCGCGCGATTCGGGTTTGCCTGTTTTGCAAAAGCAGGATGGGTCGGGGCATTTGTGGAATCCGGGGGAGGCGTGGGAGCCGATTACGACTTTTCGCAAATACGACGGGGCAAGGCATGCGATTCTGGCTTTTGGCGCGCCGGCTTTTTTGAGTGCGGAGGCTGCCGAGGTTTTGCTCGCGCAGGGCAAGCCGACAGATGTGTATGTGGTCAATGGATTGCCGCTGCCCGATGGGGCGTTGAATGATGTGCTGAGGAATTACGAGGGTGTGGTGACGATTGAAGATGGAAAAATTGGGACGCCAGAGACGGGTTTGCGCGGGTTTGCAGGTCTGGTGGGGTCGTCGTGTAGCATTGCCCATGCGCATGTGGGGATTACAGATCCGAGGATTGCACCGTCGGAAGGTCTCGAAGCGACCTGGGCACATTTTGGGATTACTGCAGAGGCACTTGTTGAGGCGGTGGAGATGTTGTCGTAA
- a CDS encoding sugar phosphate isomerase/epimerase, with translation MPTMIAAQMYTVRDFTKTISDIVESVKKVKAIGYDAMQVSGFGPIDPAELKQIADDNDIEICATHTGFDRMRDDTQAVIDEHLLWNCKYPAIGSLPQSYREDGEAGYIRFAKDASEVGRKLADAGLTFAYHNHNFEFQKFGNRTALEIILQETDPKAVQLEIDVYWVQAGGGDPAEWIRKANTRIDLVHVKDMAIEGRETRFAEVGEGNLNWPAIFEAGRESGTRWYIVEQDRCYDRDPFDSLKISYDNLVAMGLS, from the coding sequence ATGCCAACCATGATCGCCGCGCAAATGTACACCGTGCGCGACTTCACCAAAACCATCTCAGACATCGTCGAATCCGTCAAAAAAGTAAAAGCCATTGGTTACGACGCCATGCAAGTCTCCGGCTTTGGTCCCATTGACCCTGCAGAACTCAAACAAATCGCCGACGACAACGACATTGAAATCTGTGCCACACACACCGGCTTTGACCGCATGCGCGACGACACGCAAGCCGTCATAGACGAACACCTCCTCTGGAACTGCAAATATCCAGCCATCGGCAGCCTGCCCCAGTCTTACCGAGAAGACGGCGAAGCCGGTTATATTCGCTTCGCCAAAGACGCCTCCGAAGTCGGTCGCAAACTCGCCGACGCGGGCTTGACCTTTGCGTATCACAACCACAACTTTGAATTTCAAAAATTCGGCAACCGCACCGCCCTTGAAATCATCCTGCAAGAAACAGACCCCAAAGCAGTACAACTCGAAATCGACGTGTACTGGGTACAGGCAGGAGGAGGCGACCCCGCCGAATGGATCCGCAAAGCCAACACCCGCATAGACCTCGTCCACGTCAAAGACATGGCCATTGAAGGCCGCGAAACGCGCTTTGCCGAAGTCGGCGAAGGCAACCTCAACTGGCCCGCCATCTTTGAAGCCGGGCGCGAATCCGGCACGCGCTGGTACATCGTCGAACAGGACCGCTGCTATGACCGCGACCCCTTTGACAGCCTAAAAATCAGCTACGACAACCTCGTCGCCATGGGTCTATCATAA
- a CDS encoding MogA/MoaB family molybdenum cofactor biosynthesis protein: MPYTDHIEQAKDPVTCAVLTISDTRTEADDKSGKIIKEMVEAAGHSIAFYRVVKDEADQIRALIKQIAEKGECHVILTNGGTGIAARDTTYEAVTSLLEKRLDGFGEVFRFLSWEDIGSGAMLSRAVAGVYKDTMIFCMPGSSGAVQLAMEKLIVPELSHLVWEIWRQK, from the coding sequence ATGCCTTACACAGATCACATTGAGCAGGCCAAAGACCCCGTCACCTGCGCGGTACTCACCATCAGCGACACGCGCACCGAAGCCGATGACAAAAGCGGCAAAATCATAAAAGAAATGGTCGAAGCCGCTGGCCACAGCATCGCGTTTTACCGCGTAGTCAAAGACGAAGCCGATCAGATACGCGCGCTCATCAAACAAATCGCCGAAAAAGGCGAATGCCACGTCATCCTCACCAATGGCGGCACCGGCATTGCCGCGCGCGACACCACCTATGAAGCCGTCACAAGCCTCCTCGAAAAACGCCTCGACGGATTTGGCGAAGTATTTCGCTTTCTCTCCTGGGAAGACATCGGCTCGGGCGCCATGCTCTCGCGCGCCGTAGCAGGCGTGTACAAAGACACCATGATCTTCTGCATGCCGGGATCATCTGGCGCTGTGCAACTCGCCATGGAAAAACTCATCGTCCCTGAGCTATCGCACCTCGTCTGGGAAATCTGGCGACAAAAATGA
- a CDS encoding PQQ-binding-like beta-propeller repeat protein, producing the protein MNNLVKILFLFLFFFQSADAKTDWTNWGGPNRDFRVNDAGIFPSDQNYALKIVWKKPLGAGYSSISVLGDLAVTMYSDETFDYIIGLNTEDGSERWKYKIGTAYLGHYGSQSGPLSTPIVTQDKVIALGPRGNLFALDANTGEKLWAIDLVAKHRATVPFWGFTSSPILHDNRLIVQTGGTHAVSTYDPTSGDLIWSAFSDSVNYQSPGLYAFDNRKHLVFFGNKYLAGLSPETGEVLWQFAHRGQTGAGHTSGHPVEIGEGRYFVKNGGMLIGLRADSETFAAEEIWRTRHIRGTYSYAVFNAEFLFGYNGRILTCIDTNTGNRLWRSREPGDGFPIIVDNHLVIMTKEGNLAVAQASGEGYRETARLKLFDEIAWTHASLANGRFYARSMSEIACIEVVPETQIAKSDAEDIAPNSRFAQFVEKVKQSADKKTQIDQFMAQQKNFPILEGENLVHFVYRGKAEEVTITGDHVGRRYDHPMHRIEGTDFFYSTAQLEPDARITYRYTLDLQRSIPDPLNARQIRTLFFGRASYFGMPRWRAPDHLKARRDGIHGKIDTMRFESEEIGRQRNLEIYLPAGYHESNEQYPVVYVHAARRQWSLGKMNISLDNIIGKRVRPVIAVFVPSLFRGGYAEYVGANRDAYNRIFTNEIVPYIDRTYRTIKSRESRANIGTIYGGFMAFYATFTHPDIFGKIGIQSLSWDQTAEAKDADLVFQARKQMPIDIYLDWGKYDLRSPMEGNDLGKSTASFAQLLKKRGYTFTGGEVNDGAGWASWQNRTDKIFETLFPLSD; encoded by the coding sequence ATGAACAATCTCGTGAAGATACTTTTTCTTTTTCTATTCTTCTTCCAATCAGCAGACGCGAAAACTGACTGGACGAACTGGGGCGGACCCAACAGAGACTTCAGAGTCAACGATGCGGGCATCTTCCCCTCCGATCAAAACTACGCGCTGAAAATCGTCTGGAAGAAACCCCTCGGCGCAGGCTACTCATCCATCTCGGTTCTCGGCGACCTCGCTGTAACCATGTATTCCGATGAAACCTTTGATTACATCATCGGCCTCAACACAGAAGATGGATCAGAACGATGGAAATACAAAATTGGCACCGCATATCTCGGACACTACGGCTCGCAAAGCGGTCCCCTATCAACGCCCATAGTGACACAGGACAAAGTCATCGCATTAGGTCCCCGAGGAAATCTATTCGCACTCGATGCAAACACAGGAGAAAAACTCTGGGCGATAGACCTCGTCGCAAAACACCGGGCAACAGTACCATTCTGGGGCTTTACCTCATCCCCAATTTTACACGACAACCGCCTGATCGTCCAAACGGGAGGAACACATGCGGTCTCGACTTACGACCCCACATCAGGCGATTTAATCTGGTCGGCATTTAGCGACTCGGTCAACTACCAATCGCCGGGCCTGTACGCCTTTGACAACCGCAAACACCTCGTCTTCTTTGGCAACAAATACCTCGCGGGCCTATCTCCCGAAACCGGTGAAGTCCTGTGGCAATTTGCACACCGCGGACAGACCGGCGCGGGGCATACCAGCGGACATCCCGTCGAGATTGGCGAAGGGCGATATTTTGTGAAAAACGGCGGCATGCTAATCGGCCTGAGAGCCGACAGCGAAACCTTTGCCGCAGAGGAAATCTGGCGGACGCGCCACATTCGGGGAACGTACAGCTACGCGGTATTTAACGCAGAATTTCTATTTGGATATAACGGCCGCATACTCACATGCATCGATACAAACACCGGAAACCGCTTATGGCGATCGCGCGAGCCGGGAGATGGCTTCCCCATCATCGTGGATAACCACCTCGTAATCATGACAAAAGAAGGCAACCTCGCCGTCGCACAAGCCTCGGGTGAGGGATACCGCGAAACAGCCCGTTTGAAACTCTTCGACGAAATTGCCTGGACGCATGCCAGCCTTGCCAATGGCAGGTTTTACGCGCGCAGCATGTCGGAAATCGCCTGTATCGAAGTCGTACCAGAAACCCAAATCGCAAAATCAGACGCAGAAGACATCGCACCAAACTCGCGCTTTGCACAATTTGTCGAAAAAGTAAAACAATCCGCAGACAAAAAAACGCAGATCGATCAATTCATGGCACAACAGAAAAACTTCCCAATCCTCGAAGGCGAGAACCTCGTGCATTTTGTATATCGCGGCAAAGCGGAAGAAGTCACCATAACTGGTGACCACGTAGGGCGGCGATACGACCACCCCATGCACCGAATTGAGGGAACGGACTTCTTCTATTCCACTGCACAACTCGAACCCGACGCCCGCATCACCTATCGCTACACACTGGACTTACAGCGATCCATCCCCGACCCGCTCAACGCGCGACAGATACGAACCCTCTTCTTTGGCCGCGCTTCCTATTTCGGCATGCCGCGCTGGCGTGCTCCCGACCATCTCAAAGCGCGACGAGACGGTATTCACGGCAAAATTGACACCATGCGTTTTGAAAGTGAGGAAATTGGGAGACAGCGCAACTTAGAAATCTACCTCCCAGCGGGTTATCATGAAAGCAATGAACAATACCCCGTCGTATATGTCCACGCTGCGCGCCGGCAGTGGTCCCTGGGGAAAATGAACATCTCGCTGGACAATATCATCGGCAAGCGCGTGCGCCCCGTAATCGCGGTCTTTGTCCCTTCTCTCTTCAGAGGAGGATACGCAGAATACGTAGGGGCAAACCGCGATGCGTACAATCGGATCTTTACAAATGAAATCGTGCCCTACATCGACCGAACATATCGCACGATCAAAAGCCGCGAAAGCCGGGCAAATATCGGGACAATTTACGGCGGATTTATGGCCTTTTACGCCACCTTTACCCACCCCGACATATTTGGCAAAATAGGCATACAATCCCTATCCTGGGATCAGACCGCAGAAGCCAAAGATGCGGACCTGGTCTTTCAGGCAAGAAAACAAATGCCCATAGATATTTATCTGGACTGGGGAAAATACGACTTGCGAAGCCCAATGGAAGGAAATGATCTGGGCAAGAGCACGGCATCATTTGCCCAACTGTTAAAAAAGAGAGGCTATACCTTTACCGGAGGCGAAGTAAACGATGGCGCGGGTTGGGCGAGTTGGCAAAACCGAACGGACAAAATATTTGAAACGCTTTTTCCCCTTTCGGATTGA
- a CDS encoding ATP-binding protein, with the protein MRKQFIRIYAGIAIVLLLSAFGFLAMSKQWVASVRQADFEDKTQALIAMVREELEAVDSDPVAQLLVLNMFSLTHRMPITLEPLFVLPLSSAEKDRLKAGEVVTISIEKRLQTYQMAPNGDVIVLGPYLLAEMIRWQDNLIEEGDGEGDGGNFFFQIDVFFFGILVAILLGIGVAIYFLIHPFERRIYALSDAAERFGKGDLSSRSPVGKGHAVADLARSFNGMADRIEGVVDGQRELLRAVSHELRTPLARIFFLLNQLKNNNLVEDHHTDIQRIERSVYELNDLVEELMDFARLDRDISHRTEIDVCVQMRELREMVAELRGDISVDIDSENLMVWANETHFKRALTNLVTNAVRHARHHIWITGKKEDDMAHISVEDDGCGIPEHLREKVFEPFYRVDEDSKTGGTGLGLAIVKRIVMQNDGQVQVENRTEGGAKFTLMFPLGEKIKIGTRRAMDLSE; encoded by the coding sequence ATGAGAAAGCAATTTATCCGTATTTATGCGGGGATTGCCATTGTTTTGCTTTTGAGTGCGTTTGGATTTTTGGCAATGTCAAAACAGTGGGTCGCCTCTGTTCGGCAGGCTGATTTTGAGGACAAGACTCAGGCGCTTATCGCAATGGTTCGCGAGGAACTCGAGGCTGTGGATTCGGATCCCGTGGCGCAGTTGCTGGTGCTCAATATGTTCAGTCTGACGCATCGCATGCCCATTACGCTGGAGCCGTTGTTTGTTTTGCCCCTTTCTTCGGCTGAGAAAGACCGTTTGAAAGCCGGAGAGGTCGTGACTATTTCTATAGAAAAAAGATTGCAGACATACCAGATGGCACCCAATGGCGATGTTATTGTGTTGGGACCATACCTGCTCGCTGAGATGATCCGGTGGCAGGATAATTTGATTGAAGAAGGAGATGGTGAGGGAGATGGCGGCAATTTCTTTTTTCAGATTGACGTTTTCTTTTTTGGCATTTTGGTCGCGATTTTGTTGGGGATAGGTGTGGCGATTTATTTTTTAATTCACCCTTTTGAACGTCGAATTTACGCATTGTCAGATGCTGCCGAGCGATTTGGAAAAGGTGATTTGAGCAGTCGGTCTCCGGTTGGGAAGGGGCATGCCGTGGCGGATTTGGCGCGCAGTTTCAATGGCATGGCCGATCGCATTGAAGGAGTAGTAGATGGGCAGCGAGAGCTTTTAAGGGCAGTGTCGCACGAACTGAGAACGCCTCTGGCACGTATTTTTTTTCTTCTCAATCAATTGAAGAATAACAATCTGGTAGAGGATCATCACACGGATATTCAGCGTATTGAACGCTCGGTTTATGAATTGAATGATCTGGTTGAAGAGTTGATGGATTTTGCGCGATTGGATCGGGACATCTCACATCGCACGGAGATTGATGTTTGTGTACAAATGCGAGAACTGCGCGAAATGGTAGCAGAATTGCGCGGGGATATTTCTGTGGATATCGACAGTGAAAACCTGATGGTCTGGGCAAATGAGACGCATTTCAAACGCGCGCTTACCAATCTGGTTACCAATGCAGTGCGACATGCCAGGCACCATATCTGGATTACGGGAAAAAAAGAGGATGATATGGCTCATATCAGTGTGGAAGACGATGGCTGTGGTATTCCAGAACATTTGAGAGAGAAAGTATTTGAGCCTTTTTATCGGGTGGATGAAGATTCAAAGACTGGCGGCACGGGCCTGGGGTTGGCGATTGTGAAGCGCATTGTGATGCAAAATGACGGACAGGTGCAGGTAGAGAACAGGACAGAGGGTGGGGCGAAATTTACGTTGATGTTTCCGCTTGGAGAAAAAATAAAGATCGGAACAAGACGGGCAATGGATTTGTCAGAATAA
- a CDS encoding response regulator transcription factor has translation MADQTILLVEDDRELAELTRDFLQNAGFVVWHDSEGEAARDRILASPPDLIILDVMLPGMNGYTVCREVRPEYEGPILFLTARDDELDEILGLEMGGDDYVTKPVRPQLLLARVRALLRRTVKRSTASKRVVVGDLIVDANRREVRQGERVVELTTYEFDLLCYLAIRAGEVVSRQDIYQALFNYDYDGLDRSVDVYISRLRQKLGGDGSTSVSIKTVRSVGYLLVSAE, from the coding sequence ATGGCCGATCAGACGATTTTACTGGTTGAAGACGATAGAGAATTGGCGGAGTTGACGCGCGATTTTTTGCAGAATGCGGGATTTGTGGTCTGGCACGATTCCGAGGGCGAAGCTGCTCGAGACCGCATTTTGGCTTCTCCTCCCGATCTGATTATTCTGGATGTTATGTTGCCGGGGATGAACGGATATACGGTTTGCCGGGAAGTGCGTCCAGAATACGAGGGGCCAATTTTATTTTTGACGGCTCGAGATGACGAGTTAGATGAAATTTTGGGTCTGGAGATGGGTGGTGATGATTATGTGACCAAGCCCGTGCGACCTCAATTGCTTCTGGCAAGGGTGCGCGCGTTGTTGCGCAGGACGGTTAAGAGATCTACGGCGTCAAAGCGGGTGGTGGTGGGGGATTTGATCGTGGATGCAAATCGCCGGGAGGTCAGGCAGGGTGAACGCGTTGTTGAGCTTACGACTTATGAATTTGATTTGCTCTGTTATCTGGCCATTCGAGCCGGTGAAGTGGTGAGCAGGCAGGATATTTATCAGGCGTTGTTTAACTACGATTACGATGGGTTGGATCGCAGCGTGGATGTGTACATTTCGCGCCTTCGCCAAAAACTCGGCGGAGATGGTTCAACATCTGTTTCGATTAAGACCGTGCGCAGTGTGGGGTATCTGTTGGTCAGCGCAGAGTGA